The Pseudofrankia sp. DC12 region GCGGACAACACCGAGTTCGGGCTGCCGTACTTCACCTCCGCGGCCTACCCCACCTACGGCTGGCTCGGCGGCAAGCAGCGCTCCCGCAACACCCTCTCCGGCCTCACCCTCATGGGCGTCCGCCTCTACGACCCCGACCTCGGCCGCTTCCTCCAGACCGACCCCGTCCCCGGCGGCTCCGCCAACGCCTACGACTACTGCAACGCCGACCCCATCAACTGCACCGACGTAGACGGACAATGGCCCCACCTTCGGAAGATGTGGAAGAAGCTTCAAAAGGCCGGCCTAAATCTTGCGAACAATAAGCTGATCACGCTCTGCACGAACTTTGCACCAGGGCAGCTTGGCATGGCGTGCGGATTGACGCAGGTCATCGGCTACTCACTTAACGGTCAGTTTAGGAACGCTGCTGGCGTCGGTTTGGGAATGGCGGTTGGAGCGGGGGTCGGTGCGGCCATCGATCGTTATGGAATGGCTGTCCTCGCGCGTCGGGTAGTTCGACCTCGGAGCGTCCGAGCTCCCAGGCTCAGTCGTGTGGAAAGGTTTGCGGTGGCGGCCTACCGGCGGACCAAGGGCAGGCCGTGGTCGTATCCTAAGTACGTGGCGGGCGTCTCATCGGCCAACACAACGGCGACCTACGTCAGTGGAAGCCGTGCCTCGTGGGATCCGTATTGGTGACCATGGGTTCCTGCGATGCACGAAGGAAATTTAATCCAGCAAACCCCAATTGCAGCCGTCGCGACGAGGATCTCCTAAATGCCAATTGATACCCCAGCCGCTGCTCCCCGTTTTGTGCGACCGTGATCGGAGGGGTTCGGTGATCAAGTCGCCTGTTCGCGCCACGAACCTGTCCGATGGTAGGCGCCTCCTGCTCGGTGTGCTCGTGGCCGTGGGAGGTCTTGGGCTGGCGCTGGGGTGGCTGCGGTCCGACTACGTCTTCGCGCACAGAGGCGTTTCGACGATCGCTGAGGTCGTCAAACCCGGCGTGGGGCGTGGTCCGAGCACTGTTCGTTTCACGACGGGCGACGGTCGAGTGATCGTGACGGAGCTCGATGCGCCAACGGACGTTCCGGTCGGCGGTCGGCTACGGATCGTGTACAACCGAGGCAACCCCTATGCGGTACATGGCGGGAACAACGTTCCTTACTACGTTGGGCCTGCGGCAGCCGGTGCTGCCGCGCTCGGGATCGGGGCCTTCTTCGTCGGGACCTTCGTGCGACGGCGTCGGCGGTTCCCCGGCTGGAGCCCGATGTCCCTCGCCGAAGCCACGGAGCTGTTCACCAGGTGGCCGGGACCGTGGTGGATCGCGGGTGACCGCGCTGTCGACCGCGGGCTGGCCCGCGCTGCGGCCGGGCCGGACATGACCATCCTCGTGACCGTGCCCAAGGCAGGGATGTTGCAGGCACTACTGCCAGGCTGGGAGATCTGGTCCTACAGCAGCTGGCCGCGCCGGCACCGGCCGACCGACGACCTCAGCCGTACAGGGACTGACGAACTGTGGGCCCGGCAGGCCGACCGGCAGCCGTGGCAGCTGCGCATCCTGCTCGCCGACGTCGACCAGGATGCTTGGAAGCCTCGTTGGGACGCCCAGTCACCTATCCCACTCGCCGATCTGAGCCAGGCCGGCACGGACCCGGTCAAATTCCTGATCCCTGAACTGGCGCTCTACTGGCAGGTCGTCGCCGCCCGCCGACCGTGGACCTCCCAGAAGATCATCGACGCGGTCGCCTTGTTGAGCAAGTCGCAGCGGGAAAAGCTACGTCAGACCCTGAACGACGGCGGCCATGCCGACGCCGCGCGCCGCGTCCTCGGCTGAGGCAGCGCGTCACCCGCCCCCTGCCGGCGAGTAGTTCTCGGCCGGTCAGGTAGCTGGTGCCGTTGTCGTGAAGCTGATCGTCGGCGGCGGCCAGCCCCGCACAACAGAGCCCGCGCATGTCCGATCGGTGTGATAGGAACAGAACAGTTGCATACAACCTACACTGATCTTCTGGTAGCGCCCGTCAGCGGACCCGCTGATCGTTGTTTTCGGCCTGTGGTGGCCGTGAATCGGTCCTGATGGGCCAAGACTCCTCTCCGCCATCGAGCGAGAGCGGCGGGGAGTGGGACGAGCCGGGGACATCGAGGCCCTCAATGTTGCGCTGGACCCAGCCTGGCCCCTCGTCGGAGTCTCGGTCCTGATCGTCGTGATCGGCGTTTATCTGCTGTCGGTCGTGGCGCTGGGCAGTCACACGGCGGCACCGATAGGGCCAGTGGAAATGGCGCAAGCACATCACCTGGAAGAGAGTGGCGTTCGCGGCAGGTATCGCCTCGTTCGGGGTCTGCGTCGTCGCATCCGCGGGTGCCTGCGCCGGCGTCGGGATCATCGCGGCCGGTCTGTCGGCGACAGCAAAACCAATGGGAAGCTCAACAAGACCTGGGTCAAGAGCTTCGCGCTCAACGCCACGATAAACACCGCAGGGGCGGCAGCCGGATGGGCGCTTGGTGCCGGGAGACTGGGCGGAGTCGGTGTGAGGGCTTCGGCGCATGGTCGTGCCACGCTCCTTTTCAAGTTCCTCGGCCACACTAGCGGAGGCAGGTTGATGCGCGCGAACCCCAAGATCATATATCAGCGGTCTGCGCAGGCCGCGGCGGGATTGGGGTACTGCTGGGAGACGCGGTCCTGCCCCCAATGCCAGTGAGCGGAGCTTGATCGCGTTTGCGGAGTGGTCTGGCTGGGTCTTGACCGGCGGTCACGGTGGGTGACGGTCGAGGGGTGGGGTGGCCGCGGGTGGCCGGGTGGTGTGACACGCCCGGCTGAACGGGGAACGTCCGGGTTGCGGCGATGTGGGTGGATCTCCGGGTAGAGATCGGGTGTCGAATCCATTTTCCCTGGCCCGGAGTCCGCTGTGTCTTTCTACTCTGTCGTGGCGTCGGTCGTGCTGCCTGGGGTGGCTGGCGGGCTTGCCGGTGCGGGGCTGGTCGCGTTGCGTGCCGGGGACGTGGCGGTGGGGCGGGCGCGGACGGCGGGGCGGCGCGGGGGTGGGCAGGCGCCGGTGGCGGAGCGGCGGTCGTTGCTGACGCTGGCGGACGGGGCGCGGCCGGTCGGGCAGGGCGATGACATCGTCATCTACCGGCCTGTGCTGCGCGGTGTCGCGAGGACGTATGACGACGGCCAGATCCGGCTGGTCGAGCCGGGCGGCGGACTTCGTGCGTCTCGGGCTGCTGGAGGCCGAGATCGACCGGCTGCTCGGTCCTGACGCGATCAACAGGCTGGTCGGTGAGCTCGCCGCGGGGAACGACGCCCCGGCGGCCGGCCCGGCCCTGGCCGCCGACGAGGTGGCCGGTGGGCAGGAGGGGGATACGGCGCGGGTGTTGACCCGGCCGGTGCTCGCGCGGGCGCTGATTCTGGGGATGGTCATGGCGGACACGTCGTGGGATGACGTGCTGGCGGCCCTGTTCGGTGAGCTGGCGGAGGTGCCGTTCACCGCGTGTGGTGCGGTCCCGGCGGGGTCGGGGTTCTCGAGGGCGCGGCGCGCCCTGCCCGGCGCGGTGCTCGACGAGCTGTGTGCCCGGCTGCTCGCCGCGGTGCGTGGCGAGTTGTCCGGCACCGACGGCGCGCAGGCGCTGACGGCGGGGAGCTTCCGCCTCGCCGGGTTCGACGGGACACTGGTCCGGCTGCCCGACACCGCGGACAACCGGGCGTTGTTCGGGGCGGGCACCGACCCGGCGCCGTACCCGCATGTGCGGCTCCTGCTCGACAACGATGCCGGGACGAAGGCGCCGCTCGCCTACGCCTACGGCCCGTCGAGCGGGGCGAAGGACGTCGGCGAGCAGGCCCTGCTCGAGCAGGTCGCCGAGGCGCCCGGGCTGCGCCGGCCTGGCCTGCTGCATATCGGTGATCGCAACTTTCCCGGCGCCGACCGGCTGGAGCGCCTCGCCGCGGACGGGATGAAGCTGCTCGTGCGGCTGCCCGGCGGGATCACCGTGCGCCGGGTCGGGGACTGGCTGCCCGACGGGTCGTTCCTCGCTGACCTCGGTGCCGAGAAGGTCCTGGCCGGCTGGCGGGTCGTGGAGTACGACGTGTTCGCGGGCGGGGTCCACACCGGTGAGACGTTCGCGGTGGCCACCAACGTCACCGACCCCGCCGCGCTGTCCGCCGCGCAGGCCGCCGACGCCTACCACGCCCGCTGGGGCGCCACGGAGACCCCGCTGCGCGAGCAGAAAGCGGCCCTCCACCGCTCCGGGCCGGGCAGCGGCCCGATGCTGCGCGCGACCGACCCGTTCGAGGCCGCCCAGGAGATCCCCGCCTGGATCCTCGCCACCAGCCTCATCCGGGCCCTACAGCGCACCGTCGCCGCCCAGGCCACCCCCGCGGCCCGTGGCGCCCACGCCGGCCAGCCCGTCCTCGTGCGCGCGCTGTCCTACAAGGCGGCCCGGCACGCGGCCCTCCGCCACCTCGGCTGCGCGACCGCGGGCCTCCCCGACGAGATCATCCAGACCCGGCAGCGGCAGGCCCTCCACACCCTCGGTCGCCGCCGCCACACCCTCGGCCGCGGCCGCACCCGCGACCGCGCCGCCAAGAGCGCCTCCGACTTCCCGACCGCCCGCCCCGGCATCACCACCCGCAAGGTCACCTACACGGTCCGGATCTGCGGGCCGATCCGCAACCAGACGCCCGCCACGCTCTCACTGATCACCAACGGTGATCACATCACCGACAGCGACCACATGCCGGAACAAGCCAAGGCCGCCTGACAGACGCGATCAAGCACCAGTCACTGGCATTGGGTTGGCGAGGCCCACCGTGACCACGCCCGCTCCTTCCAGCCAGTGCGCCATTTTCAGGCCGCCGACGTCCAGCGGGCGCAGCCCGAGGCTCTCGATGAACGCCTCCACACTTGCCTTGGCCTGCGCATTATCGCCAGCGAGGAAGACGTCGGGCTGGCCCTTCTCCAGGACATGACGGAAGATGGTGTTGAACGCCTTCACCACGCTGGCGCTGGCCGGGGCCGCCTTGGCGACTGCCTGCGCGATCGAGGTCTCCTCGCGGTGGGCTAGCCCGTCGAACGTGGAATTGAAGGGATTGCTGATGTCGACGATAACCTTGCCCGCGAGAGCGTCTCCGTACTGGGCGACGACCGGCACGACGCCGTCGTACAACAGGGCCACGATGACGATGTCCCCGGCCGGGGCGGTTCCCCATTCTCCCGTCGTGGCGCCGCCGCCGAGAGCCTTGGCCAGGTCAGCGGCCTTGGACTGATCGCGGCCCATGACCTCGACCGTGTTGCCGCCCGCTACCGCCCGCGCACCGATGGTGCGGGCCATGTTCCCGGTGCCGATGATGCTGATGCTGCTCATCAGATGTCCTGCCACGGTTGTGTGTTGTTCGGTTCAGATGGCGGTGGTGCCGCCGTCGGCGACAAGTTCCATGCCGTTGACGTAGCTGGAGTCGTCGGAGGCGAGGAAGAGGGCGGCGGTGGCGATTTCGTCAGGGCGGCCCATCTGGCCGCG contains the following coding sequences:
- a CDS encoding NAD(P)-binding domain-containing protein, which encodes MSSISIIGTGNMARTIGARAVAGGNTVEVMGRDQSKAADLAKALGGGATTGEWGTAPAGDIVIVALLYDGVVPVVAQYGDALAGKVIVDISNPFNSTFDGLAHREETSIAQAVAKAAPASASVVKAFNTIFRHVLEKGQPDVFLAGDNAQAKASVEAFIESLGLRPLDVGGLKMAHWLEGAGVVTVGLANPMPVTGA